A region of Halictus rubicundus isolate RS-2024b chromosome 17, iyHalRubi1_principal, whole genome shotgun sequence DNA encodes the following proteins:
- the Lnpk gene encoding zinc-ribbon metal-binding protein lunapark isoform X1, whose amino-acid sequence MGIILSRFRKKKTTIEILESLDSQIKEIEKYGRTTEQRHKRIVGTLILYSVILYIISAFIFYFCFFPASLYDQIFYIIPLLIFPILILLTKKMVTWYYKRKISENQEKLSTMQFEKNKILDEVTETETYKKAKEILLKFAPDQLKMTPVSRTSSYRVPQPTETPQRSVSPQNLTSPSNLGELRKRVLTSQKPVLNVQRATPSNTGLAPVGISPVQATPIGFQSGIRPVIPVMGYRSPLPRPILARERSYLERLVDYIVGDGPANRYALICRQCFSHNGMSLKEEFEYFGFKCCYCNTWNPARKQKCAAPRLDHDVTLSSMQLNSSNDSEEQALSSPSNENETNAKPTQNEPSSPSDTDSDIEVVERPTESEDTEQTAEDPKKEGVIIAEEPNDTVEKMDIDETVS is encoded by the exons ATGGGGATTATATTGTCAAGATTTCGC aaaaaaaaaacgactatTGAAATTTTAGAAAGCCTTGACTCG CAAATTAAAGAGATTGAGAAATATGGGCGCACGACAGAACAAAGGCATAAAAGAATTGTTGGCACTCTCATTTTATACAGTGTGATACTTTATATAATATCAGcgttcattttttatttctgcTTCTTTCCCGCATCATTGTATgatcaaatattttatatcaTTCCATTATTGATTTTTCCTATTCT AATATTACTCACAAAAAAGATGGTCACATGGTATTATAAACGTAAAATTTCCGAGAATCAAGAGAAATTAAGTACAATGCagtttgaaaaaaataaaatcctaGATGAAGTCACAGAGACTGAGACTTACAAAAAGGCTAAAGAGATTCTGTTAAAATTTGCTCCAGATCAATTAAAAATGACACCTGTGAGTAGAACA TCATCTTATAGAGTACCACAGCCCACAGAAACACCACAACGATCTGTATCACCACAAAATCTGACATCCCCTTCTAATTTGGGAGAACTAAGGAAGAGAGTGCTGACATCTCAAAAACCAGTATTAAACGTACAGAGGGCTACACCCAGTAACACTGGCCTTGCCCCAGTTGGCATATCTCCCGTTCAGGCCACACCAATTGGTTTCCAGAGCGGTATTAGACCAGTTATTCCAGTTATGGGTTATC GATCGCCATTACCACGGCCGATATTAGCACGCGAAAGGAGTTATTTGGAACGGTTGGTTGACTACATAGTGGGTGATGGTCCAGCGAATCGCTATGCATTAATATGCCGACAGTGCTTTTCGCACAATGGAATGTCGTTGAAAGAGGAATTCGAATATTTCG GATTCAAGTGTTGTTACTGCAATACTTGGAATCCTGCAAGAAAGCAGAAATGTGCTGCACCCAGACTGGATCACGATGTTACTCTATCATCGATGCAACTTAATTCATCGAACGACTCCGAAGAACAAGCATTGTCATCACCAAGTAACGAAAACGAAACAAACGCGAAACCAACGCAAAACGAGCCATCCAGTCCCTCGGACACag ATTCGGATATCGAGGTCGTTGAGCGACCAACGGAGTCTGAAGATACCGAGCAAACTGCTGAGGACCCTAAAAAAGAAGGTG TTATAATTGCAGAGGAGCCGAATGATACAGTAGAAAAAATGGACATCGACGAAACCGTTTcttaa
- the Lnpk gene encoding zinc-ribbon metal-binding protein lunapark isoform X2, translated as MGIILSRFRKKKTTIEILESLDSQIKEIEKYGRTTEQRHKRIVGTLILYSVILYIISAFIFYFCFFPASLYDQIFYIIPLLIFPILILLTKKMVTWYYKRKISENQEKLSTMQFEKNKILDEVTETETYKKAKEILLKFAPDQLKMTPVSRTSSYRVPQPTETPQRSVSPQNLTSPSNLGELRKRVLTSQKPVLNVQRATPSNTGLAPVGISPVQATPIGFQSGIRPVIPVMGYRSPLPRPILARERSYLERLVDYIVGDGPANRYALICRQCFSHNGMSLKEEFEYFGFKCCYCNTWNPARKQKCAAPRLDHDVTLSSMQLNSSNDSEEQALSSPSNENETNAKPTQNEPSSPSDTDSDIEVVERPTESEDTEQTAEDPKKEGEEPNDTVEKMDIDETVS; from the exons ATGGGGATTATATTGTCAAGATTTCGC aaaaaaaaaacgactatTGAAATTTTAGAAAGCCTTGACTCG CAAATTAAAGAGATTGAGAAATATGGGCGCACGACAGAACAAAGGCATAAAAGAATTGTTGGCACTCTCATTTTATACAGTGTGATACTTTATATAATATCAGcgttcattttttatttctgcTTCTTTCCCGCATCATTGTATgatcaaatattttatatcaTTCCATTATTGATTTTTCCTATTCT AATATTACTCACAAAAAAGATGGTCACATGGTATTATAAACGTAAAATTTCCGAGAATCAAGAGAAATTAAGTACAATGCagtttgaaaaaaataaaatcctaGATGAAGTCACAGAGACTGAGACTTACAAAAAGGCTAAAGAGATTCTGTTAAAATTTGCTCCAGATCAATTAAAAATGACACCTGTGAGTAGAACA TCATCTTATAGAGTACCACAGCCCACAGAAACACCACAACGATCTGTATCACCACAAAATCTGACATCCCCTTCTAATTTGGGAGAACTAAGGAAGAGAGTGCTGACATCTCAAAAACCAGTATTAAACGTACAGAGGGCTACACCCAGTAACACTGGCCTTGCCCCAGTTGGCATATCTCCCGTTCAGGCCACACCAATTGGTTTCCAGAGCGGTATTAGACCAGTTATTCCAGTTATGGGTTATC GATCGCCATTACCACGGCCGATATTAGCACGCGAAAGGAGTTATTTGGAACGGTTGGTTGACTACATAGTGGGTGATGGTCCAGCGAATCGCTATGCATTAATATGCCGACAGTGCTTTTCGCACAATGGAATGTCGTTGAAAGAGGAATTCGAATATTTCG GATTCAAGTGTTGTTACTGCAATACTTGGAATCCTGCAAGAAAGCAGAAATGTGCTGCACCCAGACTGGATCACGATGTTACTCTATCATCGATGCAACTTAATTCATCGAACGACTCCGAAGAACAAGCATTGTCATCACCAAGTAACGAAAACGAAACAAACGCGAAACCAACGCAAAACGAGCCATCCAGTCCCTCGGACACag ATTCGGATATCGAGGTCGTTGAGCGACCAACGGAGTCTGAAGATACCGAGCAAACTGCTGAGGACCCTAAAAAAGAAGGTG AGGAGCCGAATGATACAGTAGAAAAAATGGACATCGACGAAACCGTTTcttaa